Proteins encoded in a region of the Octopus sinensis linkage group LG8, ASM634580v1, whole genome shotgun sequence genome:
- the LOC115214951 gene encoding zinc finger RNA-binding protein-like: MAVTGKSTKGDGKSNRFRPFNKRGSVPQPPMPFFPPPPWHARQPKSSDDRHVMAKHASLYPAELPAFQKMVIACEKALKLVSDKLSTNAVSPSTDSETPKEEEDKQSTTESVEADTKVNKPNSNVSKQNNNQDDVYRSLRGVQRVGVFGHGLLLQTDTCVELVALSAEKPTETLLNQIYECFPSQLALVTDEKYDMEINVAQAAVIVIRVKEPKISCKISLTSPIMRENMDTPVVSGGDEDQQEANNNDCKTGEGSDQALEDSDAQGTFEESSNKVENETAALNTHSDMHTEEADPPDVLNKGICLNALAELRRAKWFQARARGLPNCLVVLRILRDLSQRIPLWSNLNLWAMELLVEKCLGSVRAVLGPGNALRRVFECLAAGIILPSCQGLYDPCEREPSDPISEMTAQDREDITAAAQHMLRLIAFRRIRKVLDMEPLPPPHRKFKQRKRKRVGEGAEGDAVEKRDKQCDDVDDELVEDVEDCDIEPSDA; this comes from the coding sequence ATGGCTGTAACAGGAAAATCGACGAAAGGCGATGGAAAATCAAACCGCTTTCGACCATTTAACAAACGTGGTTCAGTTCCACAACCTCCAATGCCTTTTTTTCCTCCACCTCCGTGGCATGCTCGTCAACCAAAATCTTCAGATGATAGACATGTTATGGCTAAACATGCCAGTTTATACCCTGCTGAATTGCCGGCTTTTCAGAAAATGGTTATTGCTTGTGAGAAAGCTCTTAAATTAGTATCAGATAAACTCTCTACAAATGCAGTATCACCGTCTACAGATAGTGAAACTCCCAAGGAGGAAGAAGACAAGCAGTCGACTACGGAGTCTGTAGAGGCGGACACTAAGGTAAACAAACCGAACAGTAACGTTTCAAAACAGAATAACAATCAAGATGATGTTTACCGTTCATTGAGAGGTGTCCAACGAGTTGGTGTGTTTGGTCACGGGCTTTTGTTACAAACTGATACTTGTGTCGAACTAGTAGCGTTATCTGCAGAAAAGCCCACCGAGACTTTGCTCAATCAAATATACGAATGCTTTCCTTCTCAATTAGCTCTTGTCACAGATGAAAAATACGATATGGAAATAAATGTGGCGCAAGCGGCTGTAATAGTTATTCGAGTAAAAGAGCCAAAGATAAGTTGTAAAATTTCTTTGACATCTCCGATTATGAGGGAGAATATGGACACGCCGGTTGTCTCTGGAGGTGACGAGGACCAGCAGGAAGCAAATAATAATGACTGTAAAACAGGAGAAGGATCTGACCAGGCCCTTGAAGATAGTGATGCTCAGGGGACTTTCGAAGAAAGTAGTAACAAAGTAGAAAATGAAACTGCGGCATTGAACACTCATTCTGATATGCACACCGAGGAAGCTGATCCACCAGATGTCTTGAATAAAGGAATTTGTTTAAACGCGTTAGCTGAATTAAGGCGTGCCAAATGGTTCCAGGCTCGGGCGCGCGGATTACCTAACTGTTTGGTAGTATTACGGATTCTACGCGATTTATCTCAAAGAATTCCACTTTGGTCTAATTTGAATCTGTGGGCGATGGAACTGTTGGTAGAGAAATGTTTAGGCAGTGTCAGAGCTGTCCTTGGGCCTGGCAACGCACTTCGTAGAGTTTTTGAGTGTCTAGCTGCAGGAATAATATTACCATCGTGTCAAGGTCTGTATGACCCTTGTGAAAGAGAACCTTCTGACCCTATCAGCGAAATGACTGCCCAGGATCGAGAGGACATTACCGCTGCTGCTCAACACATGCTTAGACTTATAGCTTTTAGAAGAATCCGCAAAGTACTTGACATGGAACCCTTGCCGCCGCCGCATAGGAAATTTAAGCAAAGGAAGCGAAAACGTGTCGGAGAAGGAGCTGAAGGAGATGCTGTTGAGAAAAGGGACAAACAATGTGATGATGTGGATGACGAACTTGTTGAAGATGTTGAAGACTGTGACATTGAGCCTTCTGATGCCTAA